The DNA segment ACAGGACTTCGCTCAGTGATTATCTTCGCTACCTCCCTGGCGGTCCCCTCGATCAGAAGCATACTGGCACCCGCCTTCACCATCTTATCCGAAAGCGTGATCAGATCGAATGCCATATCCGCCGTCGTCCCCTGCGCCTTGAGCTTACCCAGCTTCACCACGCTCTGAGGCCTGATCCCGATATGCGCCGTCACCGGTATACCCGCATCACTGACCGCCTTCACAACGTCCAACTGCGCTGCCGTCGCCTCGATCTTGACCGTCGCAGCACCCGACTCCACGATAAACCTGCCGGCGTTACGAACAGCGTCCGCGATCGACGTATGATACGAAAGAAACGGCATATCCGCCATTATGCAAAGATTCGGCGCCGCCCTCTTGACCGCAGCCGTGATCTGCACCATAAAATCCATAGTCACTGGCAGCGTGCTGTCGTGCCCAAGTATCACC comes from the Anaerohalosphaera lusitana genome and includes:
- the panB gene encoding 3-methyl-2-oxobutanoate hydroxymethyltransferase — protein: MPDKITIADLLGMRNAGRKITSVSCYDYTTAKLAAEAGVDMILVGDSAAQVILGHDSTLPVTMDFMVQITAAVKRAAPNLCIMADMPFLSYHTSIADAVRNAGRFIVESGAATVKIEATAAQLDVVKAVSDAGIPVTAHIGIRPQSVVKLGKLKAQGTTADMAFDLITLSDKMVKAGASMLLIEGTAREVAKIITERSPVPVISCGAGPDCDGQILIISDILGLSSGPMPKFAKSYADLATPTRDALRRYADEIRESKFPDDGLCYHVKPGEMEKLGQMMRTLG